In the genome of Hyphomicrobium sp. ghe19, the window AAGTGCGACTATCCTCAAGAGGCTGCTCATGAGACTCGATCCGTTCATCGCGGCGATTTTCTTTCTTGCGGCGCTTCCCACCGCTGCCATCAGCCTGCGTTCCGCCACCGGCTGGCGTGCCGGTGTCGTATTCGCGGCGTTCTATCCGGCGCTGGTCCTGCTAGTCGGCATTCTGATGATCGTGGCGTTCATTTCACTAGCCGCACTCGGTTTGGTCGACCTCGATTGACCTCGCTCGTCAGTCGCGGAAGCTCAGGCCACGCAGCGTTTCGTGGGGAACAGCGCGCGAGCGATTCGACGTGGTGATGTCTATTGCATCATCGTCAGCTCACGGATCAGCGTCATGTATCACATCGTTCATGTTGGAATGAATAGCGCGGCCCTGAAACAGCTCGACGACCTGCGTCAGGCGTTTCCAAATCTCTACAATCGCCAGGATATTCTGCTGCAGCTTCTCGAAGAGGCGCATCGGAAATATTCGAAGAGCGCCTCGAAGCCGAAGTTGCAGATCGCGGCGTAATTACAGGGTCTTGGAACCCTCAATCCAATTGTTTCCCGGTGTGTAAACGAGGCTCCTCCTGCGTTAATGCGGTTTACACAAAGAATACAATTCTCCCTATGCAGCCTGTCCTTATTCGGAGTTCATTCAGCCGTAGGCAACGACGGTTGCTCGCACGCTTGCTCGCGTGCTGTTCGTTGAGATAAGCGGAGATGAACATGCGTATTGCACCACTATTGGCAGCATCCGTCGTTGCGATCGGTTTGTCTGCGGCGGGCACTTCTTCACAGGCCGCCCAGCTCGCACCGCTAAAGGGAATAGAAGCAAGCCAATCACTTGCTACGCCGGTTGGTGTTGGCCGGTACTGCTGGCGCTGGCGCAATATCTGCGCAAACCGCTGGGGTTGGGGCGGCCCGCGTTTCCGCCGCTGCATGTGGCGTCACGGATGCTGACGTTCATTTGACTGCGTGCGCGGCGTCAAAGGACGATGCCGCGCATCTCAAATTTGCTTGTTCGCGCGCCTGAGACGGGTTGCGAGAAGGCTCATAACGCGGAGCGCGAATTCTGGATCGTCGCGCACGACGGCGAGAAACGCGGGCTTATCGATGGCGACAACTTCTGTCGGTTCGGCGGCCATTGCGGCCGCGCTTCGCGGTCCATCATCGATCAGCGCCATCTCGCCGAAAATGCCGCCGGTTTGGACGTTTTCCAGCACTATCCCATAGGTGATGATGTCGACCCGGCCTGAGCGCACCATGTACATGGTGTCACCGGGATCTTCTTCGAGGAAGATTTTTTCGCCGGCCTCGAAATGCCGGTACGGCGCGCCGATGCGGTCGAGTATCGAGAAATCAAAAGGCCGGTCATCGCTCATGCGGCCGCTCCCCCGAAGACTTCCGTCAGTCGGGCAAAGCTAGAACCGTCCGTGTGCGAGAGCAAGTCTCAGAGCCTGCGCCGTAAACGGGCGAGGGCCGGCGCGGGCAGAGGTAGACAAGGGCGGGGCGGAAACCCCGCCGCAGTCACTTCATCGACGTCATTTGGGAGCGAGCACCATGACCATCTGCCGGCCTTCGAAGCGTGGTTCGCTCTCGACCTTGGAGATGGATTCGGTGTCGGCTTTCACGCGCTGCAGGACGGCCATGCCAAGCTGAGAGTGCGCCATTTCACGGCCGCGGAAGCGCAGCGTTATCTTGACCTTGTCGCCTTCTTCGAAGAACCGCTTAATCGCCCGCATCTTGACGTCGTAGTCGTGATCATCGATGCCCGGACGCATCTTGATCTCTTTCAACTCAACGATTTTCTGATTTTTACGGGCCTCGGCGGCCTTCTTCTGTTCTTGGAATTTGAACTTGCCGAAGTCGAGGATTTTGCAGACCGGCGGTTCCGCGTCGGGCGAAATTTCCACGAGGTCTAGTCCGGCCTCTTCGGCGCGGGCAAGTGCATCGAATTTTGCAATGACGCCGACGTTCTGGCCTGTCTCATCGATGAGACGGACTTCTCGGGCCCGAATTTGGTCGTTGATGCGGGGCCCTGAGTTTTCCCGGCTCTGAGGCTCGGGTCGCATTGGTTTACGGATGGTTCAACTCCTTATGTGGTTCCAATTATTGACCGAAGACGGATTCCCGGCCCAGTCAGCGGCGAACATGGGAAAGAACGGGCTCTCAAGTCAAGCGTGACGCGTGAGCAAAATTGCCAAAAGGCGTGCCTTCGCCCATTTTCCGAACACTTTCCCCTCCTCGCAGCGCTTTTTGGCGGGGCAAATGGCCCTCAGCGCCAATGCTTCGCTATCCAGGGCGTCGGCAGGACGTACTTATAGGATTTCTTCCACGCCGCATTGACGGGCCAAATTCCGTCGCGCGCCTCATCCGGATCGGGCTTGCCGTGGAACGCTACGACCTTTGCTTCCGGCGGGAGCCGAGGCGGGATGAAGAAATTCAGGGGCCAACTCGGCAGCAGCGAGTGTTTGAAGCTCAGGCACCATTCCGGGGGGAAGAAGACGACGTCTTCGCTCTCGGCGGAAATATATTGTTGTTCAATCCGGTAGCGGCGCAAAATGGCTTCGGGGTCGGCGTTGAACGTGTCGAAGATGTGAGACATCTTGCCGACAGGGAACCGATAGATCGACGTATTGCCGACGCGCTCGTTGGGTTGGGTCCAGTTCTGGGCAACGCAAAAACGCCCTGGCTCGAAGTCGAAGAAGCCGTCTATCGATCCAGTGATGACCACGTCGAGATCAAAAAACAGTACGTCGCCTTCGAGATCGTGAAGCGGGTATTGCCAGAGCGATAGCTTCCGCCACGGCGTCGTAAATTCGCGCGCGGGCAAGTTGATCGCGGGAAGAGGCGCAATTTGCACCCAGGGATCGACCCCTTTTGCATCGTCAGTGAAACAGATGAGGCGAGTTTCCCGCTGCGTATTGCGGCGGATCATCGATGCTAAGCGGTTGAGGTAATCGATGCCGTATCGCGTACCCCATTTAATACAGATTATTGTTTGCATCGCCTCGCTTTTGACACCTAAGGCCACGTCCCCGTGGTCCGACCCACCCAGTCCGATCTTTGATATCGGAAGTTTTGCGGACGCAACAGCGTGCACAGCGGATCTTCCGACAATTAGTGTCAGTATCGGTAATAGCGGTGGGGATTATGTCGGGCCCGTTCAACCGGGCATTGCGCAAAATGTTCGTTGCAGGACGAAGGCGTTCAATAGAGAGCACACGCTCCGGACTTTTCCACGAATAATTTCCCTCGCGCACTGTCACGGGGGGATTCGCGACGGCGTCATTTTGCATCGATCAAGCGCTGGTAAACGGCCAGCGTTTTCGATGTAAGCTGGGCCAACGTGAAGCGGCTTCGAACGTTGGCCGCTCCCCGTTCGCCATGTGCCTTACGTTTCTCGGCCGGCCACTTCAGCATGGTTTCGATCGCATCGGCGACGGCCACCGGATCAGCGTATGGGACGCGCAAACCGGACGCTTTATCGGGTGAGACGTCGGGTTCCGTCAGCGCCACTTCGCGGCCGGGGCCGGTATCCGAGACGATGATCGGCACGCCCATCGCTTGAGATTCGATGGCGACGCGCGGAAGGCCTTCCTGCTCGGAAATATTGAGGGCGATATCGCTGATCCCGTAAGCAGCCGCGATGTCGCGCACGTGCCCGGGGAAGCGCAATTGATGCGCGACGCCGAGCTTTTGGGCCTGCGCCTCGAGTTCCGCTTTGAAGGCCGGTTTTTCGACCTCGCCCGCCAAGACACAGACGACGTCTGGGGCGCCGCGCTGTTTCAGAATTCCCAAAGCAGAGACCAGATGATGCTGGGCTTTGCGCGGCGTGATGCGGCCGGCGAGGATCAAGACTGGCTTGCTGCCGTCCGCATCCAGCAACTTTCGCACCGCGGCCAATCTTTCGGGCGTCAGCAGCGCGGGATCAAACACTGTCCCATCGAAGGCACGATGAATGACGGCAATGCGCTTCTCGGGCGTATGGTAGCGGGTGCGGATGAGGTGCGCCATGTAGTCCGACACGGCGATCACGGTATCGCTGCGCGCCATGACGCTATTGTAGAAATTCTTCAGCCGGGTTTTTTCGGAATATTCGGAATGGTAGGTTGTCACGAAAGGCGTACTGGTGCGCCGCGCAGCATAAAGGGCGCTCCAAGCGGGTGCGCGGCTTCGCGCATGAATGATCGAGACGTTTTCGCGGCGGATGATGTCAGCGAGCTGCCGCGCGTTCTTCAAGAGAACGACCGGGTTCTTGGTGGCGAGCGGCATGGGAATATGCTCACCGCCGGCGGCAACGATCTGATCGACCATCGGGCCGCCTTGGGACGCAACGAGAGCGCGATGTCCGTTTTTGACAAGCGCGGTTGCTATCTGCAAGCAACCGAGTTCGGCGCCGCCTGCGCGCATGCGAGGAATGACTTGCAGCACCGTCAAAGTGTTTTTCATTTCAGCTCATCAATCGGAGTCGTTGAGGCCAACGATGGACAGTCCCTATAAGATTCCAGCAGCGGAACCGCAAATGCTTCCTGTCGGGAGAGGCGCGGAGGCGCGGGAAATCCCCTTTATCGCGCAGAATCGAGCAAAATCCGCCGGGCCCGGTCTTTTCTGGCTCTCGGGATTCATGTCGGACATGGCTGCGACGAAAGCCACGGCAATGGCTCAATGGGCGGCTGAGCATAATCTCGGGTCGACGCGATTTGATTATTCCGGTCACGGAATTTCCGCGGGGCGTATTGAGGATGGAACGATCGGGCGGTGGCTCGAAGAAGCCGAGGCGGTCTTCTCAGCGGTCACGAGCGGTCCTCAGATCGTCATCGGTTCGAGCATGGGCGGGCATATCGCGCTGCTGCTCTTGCGAAAACTTCTGCGAGAGCGTCCGGACGAGGCGGCGCGGATCAAAGCGCTCGTTCTCATCGCGCCCGCCTGGGACATGACGGAAGAACTGATGTGGAAGCGGTTTTCCGATGAGGTTCGCCGCGAAATCACGGAGCGCGGCTTTTTCAAGCAACCGTCCGCCTATGCGGAGCCCTATACGATCACGCGCCGTCTCATCGAGGAAGGCCGCGAACATCTTTTCGCGCGTCAGCCGTTCGATCCGGGACGGCCGGTCGTGATTCTGCAAGGTCTATTGGATGTCGATGTGCCGGCGTCTCATACGCGCGAACTTGCGACGTTCCTGACGGGCGACAGGGTCAAGTTGATTGAGGTTGCCGACGCGGAGCACCGGCTGTCGCGGCCGCAAGATCTCGATCTGCTTTTCGGCGAAATCAACAAGCTGCTTTAGCGCTATTTATCGACGCTCGTTGAAGCGCCGGGATCGGGAAGCCCATTCTCGATTGCGTCTTCGATGCTTGACGGTCCGGCGGACGCGGCGATGGCTTCCGGAACGACCCAAATGCGAAAGTTCTGCGTCGCAAGGCCGTTGTCGCAGAGAAGGGCCCCGCCTTCGCTCCGGCAGCTCGTGTCGGCCGGAACCGTATAGGCTCCAGCGGAAGCGCCGCGGCTTTCGCCGACCTCGATCACTTCGATGCGCGCGTCAGGATCGATTGAAACGGCGCGATAGACGCACGCTGATTTCCCGGCACAGGAATCCGCCGTCGATTCCTCCGTCGTCGACAATGCGACCGCCTGAGTGCGCGGCATGCTGACGGCAGGAGCTTCGATGCCGTTTGAAAGCCAGCAGCGATCGTCGATGCAAATAATCGGGTCGGGTTTGAAGCCGAGGGCCGCATCATTCGTGTCGAGCACAATCAGCACAGTGGCCGGCACTGAGCCGGGCTTCGGAGCCTCGGCGACAATCATCCGCTCGCTTTCCGGTTTCGTCGGGACAGCCGCAGCAACGGGCACAGGTGCAGGTTGTTTTTCGGGGGCCGGGGTAACAGCCGGCGGCGGCGCGGGAATGGGGGCCGCGGTGACTGGGGCAGCGGCGACAGGGAGCGCGGCGATTGGGGCAACGGGAGCGGTCGCAGCGGGCTCAGCGGCAACCTGCCGGGTGCGGGCTTCCTGCTTCAAGCGATTGGCCTCTTCGGCGCCCGCCCGGCTCAGCATGTCCGCTTCATAATCGGCGTCGGGCTTAGCCGCTGCCGGCGCCAGCTTCACGGATGGCTTCGACGCTGGTTTTGGTGCTGGCTTCGCGGCTGGTTCGTCGCTTGCACCGGAGAATTTCTGTGCAATCGCCTGTGCCGGATCGACGGAGTCGGCGTGAACGCCAAGCGCGGAGGTCATCACCGCCAATGTCGCCACAAAGAGCACTTTGATCGCCATGGGAAAGCTCGTGGTCCCGCTCGCATCGGCGCCCCCGACGGGTGCGCAACCGCTGACGTCTTTATCCTCTATTCTGGCGGAATGGCGGAAAACGTGTGACGGAACGCTAAAAAGCCGTTGGCTAAAGTCCCGCGATGGATTTCAGTCCTTCGACGTAGGTGGGATAGGCAAGTTTGACGCCGAGCTCCGCCTTCATGCGGGCGTTCGAGACCTTCTTGTTTTCGATATAGAAACTGCGCGCCGTGGACGACAGATCGGCATCGTCGGGATCGATTGCGGGCGGGCAGGGCAAGCCTAACAGTTCGGCGCCATAGGCGATGACGTCCTGGGGCGGTGCTGGAAGGTCGTCCGTCACGTTGAAGATGTGCACGCCGGGCTGAAGATCGATGCTCGCTTCGACCGCGGTCGCGATATCCTCGACGTGGACGCGATTGGTGAGCTGACCTGGCTTGAATATGCGCCGTGCAGTGCCTGCTTTCAGTTGATCGATGGCGCTGCGACCAGGGCCATAAATTCCAGGCAGGCGATAGATGACGAGCGCTTTGCCGGATTTGCGCGCGAGTTCGATCCAACCGTTCTCAGCTTTGAGGCGACGCTGTCCACGGATGGTTCCGGGGCGCGTCTCCGTCGTTTCGTCCACCCAGCCGCCCGCTGCGTCGCCGTAGACCCCGACAGTCGAGAAGTATCCGATCCAGCGAACGGAAGGGCTGGCTGCAATCGCATCGCCGTAGCATCGCAAGGCCGGATCGCCGTCAGCATCGGGGGGAATAGATAGGAGCACATGCGTCGCGCTTTGCAGTGCATCGGCGACGTCGTGCAGAGCTTCCCTCCCGTCGAAAAGGAAGGGCTCGAAGCCCTGCTCGACGAGGCGCTCAACTTTTTCGGCGTGTGCGGTCGTGCCGGCGACCGTCCAGCCTTCCTCTATTAGCCGCCGTCCGAGTTCGGTGGCGCAGTATCCCAGTCCGAAACAGAAGAGCCGGCTCATGCTAGCGGAGTTCCTCAATTGGCAAAGTCCATTCGGCGGCGACTTCGGTGTCGTGCTCGCGAGCCTCGTAGCGCTTTCGCAGAGCATCGATCTCGGCGTCACTCGCGAGCCGGCGAGATGCCCAGATCGCCATGGCGCGGACGAGTGCCGAGTTATCTTCCAGCAGGGGTTCGATAAGGGCAAGTAGCGATCGATCGCCCGAATTGCCGGAAGCGATCAGCGTATTGCGGATGACGCGGTCGCGCCCCGTCCGTTTGATCGGTGTGCCCGCAAAGCGCGAGCGGAATGCTGCATCATCGAGTGCGAGCAATTCGGCAAGGGGAGGATTGTCCGTTTCGGGACGCGCGGCGTAGCGGATCTCGGTCGCGGCGCTCGCGAACTTATTCCATGGACAGACGGCGGCGCAGTCATCGCAACCGAACACGCGATTGCCGATCGGGCCGCGAAATTCGGGTGCGATATGGCCTTTGTGCTCGATCGTCAGGTAGGCGATGCAGCGCCGTGCATCGAGCTGGTAGGGCGCGGGAAAGGCGTTCGTCGGACAGACGTCGAGACATCGCCGGCACGAACCGCAATGGTCCTCGGTGCCCTCGTCGGGTTCGAGTTCGGCCGTCGTCAGTACGGCGCCGAGAAAGAGCCAGTTGCCGTGCTGGCGGGAAACCAGGATCGTGTGCTTGCCTTGCCAGCCGAGACCGGCTTTCGCGGCGAGCGGCTTTTCCATCAGCGGCGCGGTATCGACGAAGACTTTGACTTCGGCGCCAGATTGCTCGGAAAACGCACGCGCGAGCGACTTGATCTTTTTCTTCAGAACATCGTGGTAATCGCGGCCTTTGGCATAGACCGAAATCGCGGCATTCGATCGATCGTGAAGGGCGTCGAGTGGATCAGCGGGCGGCGCGTACGATTGTCCGAAGATGATGGCGCTCTTGGCGTCGGGCCACAATCGAAGCGGACCCGCGCGCCGATCGGCATGGGTTTCCATCCAGTCCATGTCGCCGTGGCGCTTCTCGCTCAGGAAGTGCGCGAGCCGAGCGGTCAGCTCCGTGTCGTCGGCCAAGCGCGCAATGCCGACAGCGTCGAGCCCAAGCTTCGCTGCTTCAGCGCGGATCATCCCGCCGAGAGCGGAACTGGAATTTTGGGCTTCGGACATATGAGCGATTTAGAAATCGAGGTCGGAATAGGCAAGAGGCGGCGCCGTTCCCGGAACGCGGTCGCCGAGCAGGGCTCGGAATGACGGCCGGGATTTCATTCGCTGATACCAGACTTTGACTGTCGGATAGTCGTTCCACGGTATCTCGCCCAGGTAGTCTACGGTCGAAATTTGAGCTGCGGCAGCAAAATCGGCAAAGCTCAGCTCGTCGCCGCCGATCCAGCGCCGGGTGTCGGCAAGATAGCCCGTGTAGGAGAGATGATATTTAAGGTTAGCGCGAACGGCACGCAGGACTCCCGGATCAGGTGCAACGGGGCCTGAGGGGCGCATCGAGCTGTAGACCTTCTCGATGAGAAGTTCTCTCGTCACCTCGCGATCGAACTTGCCGTGATACCAGTCGATGAGGCGGCGGATCTCCGCGCGGTCCTCCCGGTTGCCCGGAATGAGCGGAGGGGGACCTGGCGCAATCGTCGTCGCGCTCGGCAGTACTTCTTCAGCGACGAATTCAGAGATCGAATACGCGCCGCACAGCGTCAGGCCGTTCTCGAACTCGAGGACCGGCATCTCGCCTGCGGGGTTCTTTGCAAGAAAGCTTTGGCGCCATTCCCAGGGATTTTCATCGAGAAGCTGAACTTCGACGGCGTATTCGGCAAGCGCCAATCGAATGGACCGAGATCGCGGGCATAGGCGGTACTGCGTAAGTCGCGGGGGCATAGGATTCCTGTGCTGATGACGGCGGCACTATACACCCGCTGTCGTCGATTCGATGGCAACTCGGCTAAACGACCTCTTTGGCATGGCCACAATTTCTGTTAACGCTCGGCCGCTTTCGAGCGCGCGAAGGAGCACTGATGGAAACGTGGCAAGTCGTACTGCTCGGACTGATCGAAGGCTTGACGGAATATCTACCCGTTTCCTCGACGGCGCACCTTCTTCTTACCGAGCAGCTCATGGGGGTCACCTCGGCAGGGCGCACCTTTGAGGTGCTGATCCAGCTCGGCGCAATTCTCGCTCTTCTCACCGTATATGCCGGCAAACTCTGGCACATCGCGCTCGATTTTCCGACCAACGCGACAACGCGACGTTTCGTTTTTGCGGTGCTTGTCGCCTTCCTGCCGGCTGTCTTCATCGGCGTCATGGCGCATCGGATCATCAAGGAAGTTCTTTTTGAATCGCCGTTGATCATGTGCACGGCGCTGGTTGTCGGCGGGATCATTCTGCTTGCCGTCGACCGGATCAAGTACAAGCCGCGGTTCACCAATGTGATGGACATTCCGCCGGCGACGGCCCTGATCATCGGCTTTGCGCAATGTCTTGCCATGATCCCGGGAGTATCGCGGTCCGGTTCGACGATCGTCTCGGCGGTGCTGCTCGGCGCCGACAAGCGTACGGCTGCGGAATTCTCGTTTTTTCTGGCGATGCCGACGATGACCGGTGCGTTCGCCTACGATCTTTACAAGAACTGGTCGATTTTAACGCCTGACGACGTGAGCCACATCGTGCTCGGATTTATCGCAGCGTTCGTCACCGGCGTGATCGTAGTTCGCTACATGCTCGATTTCATATCGCGGCGCGGGCTATCGTTCTTCGGGTGGTGGCGGTTGCTGGTCGGCGGCATCGGACTGGGCGTGATCGCAGTCCTGCACTGACGCTTTTAAATTGCGTTCGGCGACTCGCGTTCCGGCCGCCGAGCGCGTGCGTTAGGCGGCGTGTGACGTCAGGGGCTTCGTGAGGACGGTCCGGAGTCCTTCGACGTCCTTGGCGCTCCGCAGGCCTTCAAGGGTCGCCGGATCGCGGACGAGCCGGGAAATGCGCGCGAGTGCCTTTAGATGGTCGGCGCCTGCGTGCTCGGGGGCCAACAGGAAGAACAGAAGATCGACGGGCTCACCGTCGTGGCTTTCGAATGCAATCGGACGCTCGAGACGCGCAAAGAGGCACGTGATCTTTTTCACGGTCGGCAGTTTGACGTGCGGGATCGCAATCCCACGGCCGAGGCTCGTTGAACTCAGTCTCTCCCTTTGGAGGAGAGCCGCATAGATGTCGGCCGCGGAGGCGCCGGTCAGCGCTTCCGCCTTTT includes:
- a CDS encoding cyclic nucleotide-binding domain-containing protein, with amino-acid sequence MSDDRPFDFSILDRIGAPYRHFEAGEKIFLEEDPGDTMYMVRSGRVDIITYGIVLENVQTGGIFGEMALIDDGPRSAAAMAAEPTEVVAIDKPAFLAVVRDDPEFALRVMSLLATRLRRANKQI
- the infC gene encoding translation initiation factor IF-3, which codes for MRPEPQSRENSGPRINDQIRAREVRLIDETGQNVGVIAKFDALARAEEAGLDLVEISPDAEPPVCKILDFGKFKFQEQKKAAEARKNQKIVELKEIKMRPGIDDHDYDVKMRAIKRFFEEGDKVKITLRFRGREMAHSQLGMAVLQRVKADTESISKVESEPRFEGRQMVMVLAPK
- a CDS encoding glycosyltransferase family 4 protein, which translates into the protein MKNTLTVLQVIPRMRAGGAELGCLQIATALVKNGHRALVASQGGPMVDQIVAAGGEHIPMPLATKNPVVLLKNARQLADIIRRENVSIIHARSRAPAWSALYAARRTSTPFVTTYHSEYSEKTRLKNFYNSVMARSDTVIAVSDYMAHLIRTRYHTPEKRIAVIHRAFDGTVFDPALLTPERLAAVRKLLDADGSKPVLILAGRITPRKAQHHLVSALGILKQRGAPDVVCVLAGEVEKPAFKAELEAQAQKLGVAHQLRFPGHVRDIAAAYGISDIALNISEQEGLPRVAIESQAMGVPIIVSDTGPGREVALTEPDVSPDKASGLRVPYADPVAVADAIETMLKWPAEKRKAHGERGAANVRSRFTLAQLTSKTLAVYQRLIDAK
- a CDS encoding carboxylesterase; this translates as MDSPYKIPAAEPQMLPVGRGAEAREIPFIAQNRAKSAGPGLFWLSGFMSDMAATKATAMAQWAAEHNLGSTRFDYSGHGISAGRIEDGTIGRWLEEAEAVFSAVTSGPQIVIGSSMGGHIALLLLRKLLRERPDEAARIKALVLIAPAWDMTEELMWKRFSDEVRREITERGFFKQPSAYAEPYTITRRLIEEGREHLFARQPFDPGRPVVILQGLLDVDVPASHTRELATFLTGDRVKLIEVADAEHRLSRPQDLDLLFGEINKLL
- a CDS encoding SDR family oxidoreductase; this translates as MSRLFCFGLGYCATELGRRLIEEGWTVAGTTAHAEKVERLVEQGFEPFLFDGREALHDVADALQSATHVLLSIPPDADGDPALRCYGDAIAASPSVRWIGYFSTVGVYGDAAGGWVDETTETRPGTIRGQRRLKAENGWIELARKSGKALVIYRLPGIYGPGRSAIDQLKAGTARRIFKPGQLTNRVHVEDIATAVEASIDLQPGVHIFNVTDDLPAPPQDVIAYGAELLGLPCPPAIDPDDADLSSTARSFYIENKKVSNARMKAELGVKLAYPTYVEGLKSIAGL
- the queG gene encoding tRNA epoxyqueuosine(34) reductase QueG, encoding MSEAQNSSSALGGMIRAEAAKLGLDAVGIARLADDTELTARLAHFLSEKRHGDMDWMETHADRRAGPLRLWPDAKSAIIFGQSYAPPADPLDALHDRSNAAISVYAKGRDYHDVLKKKIKSLARAFSEQSGAEVKVFVDTAPLMEKPLAAKAGLGWQGKHTILVSRQHGNWLFLGAVLTTAELEPDEGTEDHCGSCRRCLDVCPTNAFPAPYQLDARRCIAYLTIEHKGHIAPEFRGPIGNRVFGCDDCAAVCPWNKFASAATEIRYAARPETDNPPLAELLALDDAAFRSRFAGTPIKRTGRDRVIRNTLIASGNSGDRSLLALIEPLLEDNSALVRAMAIWASRRLASDAEIDALRKRYEAREHDTEVAAEWTLPIEELR
- a CDS encoding glutathione S-transferase family protein, which codes for MALAEYAVEVQLLDENPWEWRQSFLAKNPAGEMPVLEFENGLTLCGAYSISEFVAEEVLPSATTIAPGPPPLIPGNREDRAEIRRLIDWYHGKFDREVTRELLIEKVYSSMRPSGPVAPDPGVLRAVRANLKYHLSYTGYLADTRRWIGGDELSFADFAAAAQISTVDYLGEIPWNDYPTVKVWYQRMKSRPSFRALLGDRVPGTAPPLAYSDLDF
- a CDS encoding undecaprenyl-diphosphate phosphatase; translated protein: METWQVVLLGLIEGLTEYLPVSSTAHLLLTEQLMGVTSAGRTFEVLIQLGAILALLTVYAGKLWHIALDFPTNATTRRFVFAVLVAFLPAVFIGVMAHRIIKEVLFESPLIMCTALVVGGIILLAVDRIKYKPRFTNVMDIPPATALIIGFAQCLAMIPGVSRSGSTIVSAVLLGADKRTAAEFSFFLAMPTMTGAFAYDLYKNWSILTPDDVSHIVLGFIAAFVTGVIVVRYMLDFISRRGLSFFGWWRLLVGGIGLGVIAVLH
- a CDS encoding PTS sugar transporter subunit IIA; amino-acid sequence: MNIEDMLATDAIVPRLEAEDKKQALHILAQKAEALTGASAADIYAALLQRERLSSTSLGRGIAIPHVKLPTVKKITCLFARLERPIAFESHDGEPVDLLFFLLAPEHAGADHLKALARISRLVRDPATLEGLRSAKDVEGLRTVLTKPLTSHAA